A genomic window from Lotus japonicus ecotype B-129 chromosome 1, LjGifu_v1.2 includes:
- the LOC130720869 gene encoding F-box/kelch-repeat protein At3g23880-like has product MKNPRDDAILPMDLVMKILSRLSVKTLMKFVSVCKSRKSLIINDPSFAKLHLNRSPKNTHILLVIEDEPYVFENAESWVVPCFMRFLMDDPSSMINVEGCYHLKGNHLVIGSCNGLVCLGNFYDVGPIEEFWVQLWNPATHMMSKKSPTFHLSMRTSVDASRGKVNMGFGYDNSHDSYKVSTNLKSIPFEYNYLRIHNSI; this is encoded by the coding sequence ATGAAAAACCCTCGTGATGATGCAATTCTCCCTATGGATCTCGTGATGAAAATCTTGTCACGGCTATCCGTGAAAACCCTCATGAAATTCGTGAGTGTTTGCAAGTCAAGGAAATCACTGATTATCAATGATCCATCATTCGCGAAACTACACCTCAATAGATCTCCTAAAAACACACACATTCTCCTTGTTATAGAAGACGAGCCATACGTATTTGAAAATGCTGAAAGTTGGGTTGTTCCATGCTTTATGCGTTTCTTGATGGACGATCCGTCGTCCATGATCAACGTTGAAGGGTGCTACCATTTGAAGGGAAATCATTTGGTAATTGGCTCTTGTAATGGATTGGTTTGTTTGGGCAACTTTTATGATGTTGGCCCAATTGAAGAATTTTGGGTTCAACTTTGGAATCCAGCCACACACATGATGTCTAAGAAGTCACCAACCTTTCATCTGAGCATGCGAACTTCAGTGGATGCTTCGCGGGGTAAGGTGAATATGGGGTTCGGCTATGATAATTCACATGATAGTTACAAGGTGAGTACAAATTTAAAGTCCATCCCCTTTGAATATAATTATTTGAGAATTCATAATAGTATATGA
- the LOC130720888 gene encoding F-box/kelch-repeat protein At3g06240-like, translating to MSNRDEFKAQNSQFNLTKVVVVHWDCTEQKIMARIYCINNICCKKILCDPCSPLMLYQILGEFVGGCVNWLALKNMNGPEYQWDNVTLEQLVIASLDMSTEEYTYMLLPEGVTEVPHFEPVLGVLGNHMCLFHDHNRTHFVVWKMREYGVRESWTRWMSISYENLRCEGFLYRPVPMFLSEDGNILLLALNEDLEFIKYNIRDDNIEYISNPNEEIWLEAIGYVQSLVFPCQD from the exons ATGAGCAATAGAGATGAATTTAAGGCACAAAATAGTCAATTTAATTTGACTAag gtggtggtggtgcattGGGATTGTACAGAGCAGAAAATTATGGCAAGGATTTATTGCATTAATAATATTTGCTGCAAAAAGATTTTGTGTGACCCTTGTTCCCCTCTTATGCTTTACCAAATCTTGGGAGAATTTGTGGGTGGTTGTGTTAACTGGTTAGCACTTAAAAATATGAATGGTCCTGAATATCAATGGGACAATGTTACTCTCGAGCAGCTGGTAATTGCTTCCCTTGACATGAGTACGGAGGAGTATACATATATGTTACTTCCTGAGGGTGTAACCGAGGTGCCTCATTTTGAGCCAGTTCTCGGGGTTCTAGGAAACCACATGTGCCTTTTTCATGACCATAATAGAACCCATTTTGTTGTGTGGAAAATGAGAGAGTATGGAGTACGAGAATCTTGGACTCGATGGATGAGTATCAGTTATGAGAATCTTCGATGTGAAGGATTTTTGTATAGGCCTGTGCCAATGTTCTTGTCTGAAGATGGTAACATCCTTTTGCTCGCACTAAATGAGGACTTGGAGTTTATCAAGTATAATATAAGAGATGATAATATAGAGTATATTTCAAATCCTAACGAGGAAATTTGGTTGGAGGCTATTGGTTATGTTCAGAGTCTGGTTTTTCCTTGTCAAGACTAA